In one window of Bemisia tabaci chromosome 6, PGI_BMITA_v3 DNA:
- the LOC109036480 gene encoding uncharacterized protein: MARPSGKSFHLRWNNHLSNLQTLFESLYNEQHLVDVTISCADGFLKAHKLVLSACSPYFETIFKETPCKHPVIILKGILRQEMQAILEYMYAGAIDVHEDDLPCLLQVANDLQVKGLVQKGAEPGKASPRKEVEIEPAPKSIPQDDSASESESPDSMVKCEPMDLHENDENIEQNNETRNGNGNCLSHSNDSNDSSSKDEVQASNIINGFMEHLSEKRIVPEGLEISKVKLDDVGTDLSNIPEHVQKDFLTLYDFKNMYENGSPANQLMNRSMIPDKDLFCTICRRYFMNKQNMKRHLLTHSGEKQHQCTYCSAKFLRLSHLQRHQRTHTGEKPYACNQCAKTFSRSDKLKYHVEQQHSYGAKPYPPKQRGRPRKDPNLGSLHGTLSLQNLYNLGASFLQTGGGGIAPQAPQQLSNDQQYDVTISALGASSQPSPPNGIIEAD, translated from the exons ATGGCACGACCCAGCGGCAAATCATTTCATCTCCGCTGGAACAACCACCTTTCAAATCTGCAAACACTCTTCGAATCACTCTACAACGAACAACACTTGGTTGATGTAACGATATCATGCGCCGACGGTTTCCTGAAGGCCCACAAACTGGTTCTCTCTGCATGCAGTCCTTACTTCGAGACCATCTTCAAAGAAACTCCCTGCAAACATCCCGTCATCATCTTGAAAGGGATCTTGCGCCAGGAGATGCAGGCAATTTTGGAGTACATGTACGCAGGAGCGATAGATGTCCACGAAGACGATCTACCCTGCCTTCTGCAAGTGGCCAATGACCTGCAGGTCAAAGGGTTGGTTCAGAAGGGTGCAGAACCAGGGAAAGCGTCTCCGAGAAAGGAGGTGGAAATTGAACCAGCACCAAAGAGCATACCCCAAGATGATTCTGCCTCTGAGAGTGAATCCCCAGACTCCATGGTCAAATGTGAGCCCATGGATTTGCACGAGAAT GatgaaaatattgaacaaaATAACGAAACCAGGAATGGGAATGGAAATTGTCTCTCACATTCTAATGACTCAAATGACAGCAGTAGCAAAGATGAAGTTCAAGCCAGCAATATTATAAACGGATTCATGGAGCATTTGAGTGAGAAACGTATCGTCCCAGAGGGCTTAGAAATCTCCAAAGTAAAACTTGATGATGTGGGAACAGATTTATCGAATATTCCTGAACATGTACAAAAAGACTTTCTGACACTGTATGATTTCAAAAACATGTACGAGAATGGTAGTCCTGCCAACCAATTAATGAATAGGAGTATGATACCTGACAAAGATCTCTTCTGTACAATTTGTAGGAG GTACTTCATGAACAAGCAAAATATGAAGCGTCACTTACTAACGCATAGCGGAGAAAAGCAACATCAGTGTACATATTGTAGTGCTAAGTTCCTAAGGCTATCACATCTGCAGCGACACCAAAGAACCCACACTGGAGAGAAACCCTATGCCTGCAATCAGTGTGCAAAAACATTCTCCAGGTCGGACAAGCTCAAATACCATGTGGAACAGCAACATTCTTATGGAGCTAAACCTTACCCTCCAAAGCAAAGAGGCAGGCCCAGAAAG GACCCCAATTTAGGATCTCTACACGGCACACTATCTCTACAAAATCTGTACAACTTAGGTGCCAGTTTCCTGCAAACTGGTGGCGGGGGAATCGCGCCTCAAGCGCCTCAACAGTTATCCAACGATCAACAATACGATGTGACAATCAGTGCTTTAGGAGCATCGAGTCAACCTTCACCTCCTAATGGTATCATTGAAGCAGATTAG